In a single window of the Gemmatimonadota bacterium genome:
- a CDS encoding helix-turn-helix transcriptional regulator, giving the protein MHTPAYREFLLRLIKARQAAGLTQADVAKALRIPQSRVSRMESGERRIDVIELDAFAKLYRKSLKFFVP; this is encoded by the coding sequence GTGCATACCCCCGCCTACCGCGAGTTCCTGCTGCGGCTGATCAAGGCCCGGCAAGCCGCCGGCCTGACCCAGGCGGACGTGGCCAAGGCCCTGCGGATACCGCAGTCACGGGTGTCTCGAATGGAGTCGGGGGAACGGCGGATTGATGTGATTGAGCTGGATGCGTTCGCGAAGCTATACCGCAAATCTCTTAAGTTTTTCGTTCCTTAA